A stretch of Pseudomonas taetrolens DNA encodes these proteins:
- a CDS encoding YdgA family protein, giving the protein MKKPLGVLVGIVVVVGVISTAGAWYTGTKIESVLQASIQKANQELASQLEGTSVHGTVELVSLESRFYSSTARYRVNVQDDASGPDAQPLELLIVDELEHGPLPWSRIKTFKWLPVMASSSYVLEETPSVEKWFAAAKDQSPLNGRATLNYDRSVVGHMELLPLDAKLDESSSLTFSGMIMDGQMDADGQNLKAKGYMEHLKVHADTPGKPPVLVELNGLTIASDLNKSTYGFYLGQNVLQLSDGQLTFGERRSELKIKDFEYADSASATDNLLSGRLAYNVGDITLDGKPVGSAKMVMTANSLDIPAMQSLLQLYQTKFQPQADGTLPETPLTLAEQTLMQAGVENFLSAKPQLALEDLTLKTVHGESHFNVTVSLAKPASFEQPPIEIAKQMMTALNAKLQLSKPMIADLSAVQAQLAGQSDPQAIAEAASMNGEMAGVMAVQTGLAKVDSNNILASLSYSGGQVDFNGQKMSLEDFVSVLMTRIEGMSGEPVGTTRQ; this is encoded by the coding sequence ATGAAAAAACCTTTAGGCGTATTGGTAGGGATTGTCGTTGTCGTCGGCGTTATAAGCACGGCTGGCGCGTGGTACACCGGGACCAAAATTGAAAGCGTTTTACAGGCGTCGATTCAGAAGGCCAATCAGGAGCTTGCATCGCAACTGGAGGGTACCTCGGTCCACGGTACTGTCGAGCTGGTTTCACTGGAGAGTCGTTTCTATAGCAGCACGGCACGCTATCGAGTCAACGTACAAGACGACGCTTCCGGCCCGGATGCCCAGCCGCTGGAATTGCTGATAGTCGATGAACTCGAGCATGGCCCCTTGCCCTGGTCACGTATCAAGACCTTCAAGTGGCTACCTGTGATGGCGAGTAGCAGCTATGTGCTGGAGGAAACGCCGTCTGTAGAGAAATGGTTCGCGGCCGCCAAAGACCAGTCGCCTCTCAACGGCCGGGCAACCCTGAATTATGACCGCTCTGTGGTTGGACATATGGAGTTGCTGCCACTGGATGCCAAGCTGGATGAAAGCTCCAGCCTCACCTTCTCGGGCATGATCATGGATGGCCAAATGGATGCCGATGGTCAAAACCTTAAAGCCAAAGGCTATATGGAACACCTCAAGGTTCATGCCGACACACCAGGCAAGCCACCGGTGCTGGTTGAGTTAAACGGCCTGACGATTGCCAGCGATCTGAACAAAAGCACTTACGGTTTCTACCTCGGGCAGAACGTTCTTCAACTGAGTGACGGTCAGTTGACGTTTGGAGAGCGGCGATCGGAGCTCAAGATCAAGGATTTCGAGTATGCGGACTCTGCGTCTGCTACCGACAACCTGCTGTCCGGGCGTCTTGCCTATAACGTGGGCGACATCACCTTGGACGGTAAACCGGTGGGCAGTGCGAAAATGGTCATGACGGCCAACAGCCTGGATATTCCGGCCATGCAATCGCTGCTGCAGTTGTATCAGACCAAGTTTCAGCCGCAAGCCGATGGCACTTTGCCCGAAACTCCTCTGACGTTGGCCGAACAAACCCTGATGCAAGCCGGTGTCGAAAATTTTCTGTCTGCAAAACCCCAGCTGGCGCTAGAAGACCTCACGCTTAAAACAGTTCATGGAGAAAGTCACTTTAACGTCACGGTAAGTCTGGCCAAGCCGGCTTCGTTTGAGCAGCCACCCATCGAGATCGCCAAGCAGATGATGACCGCTCTGAACGCCAAGCTTCAGCTGTCCAAGCCCATGATCGCTGACTTGTCAGCCGTACAAGCTCAACTGGCCGGGCAGAGCGATCCTCAAGCGATCGCTGAAGCAGCAAGCATGAACGGTGAAATGGCTGGGGTCATGGCGGTGCAAACGGGTCTGGCAAAAGTCGACAGCAACAACATTCTTGCGTCACTCAGCTACAGCGGCGGGCAAGTGGATTTCAATGGCCAGAAAATGAGTCTTGAAGATTTTGTCAGTGTGCTGATGACGCGTATCGAGGGCATGAGCGGCGAGCCTGTGGGCACTACTCGGCAGTAA
- a CDS encoding BapA/Bap/LapF family large adhesin, whose translation MKNIVIVDKSTGAGAEHAFGNVALNETSIVKLPISPASVQSMQQSGKNLVVTLKSGETVTIQNFFAVGEDGATSQLVLEDEDGTLYLGQYSSPYSGFTFSEISSLEELTLAAQAGTGTPDWLVWGLSLLGVGAAIAILSRDGGGGGGGGDGDTTAPTAPTDLSVSPDGATVFGKGEAGTTVTIKDAQGNTVGTGTVGSDGNFAVGLKPPQVNGETLDVTLTDPAGNVSDPSQVVSPDIDPADTTAPDAPTNLSVSPDGGTVSGKGEPGTTVTIKDAQGNTVGTGTVDADGNFVVELSPPQVNGETLDVTLTDPAGNVSDPSQVVSPDIDPADTTAPDAPTNLSVSPNGGTVSGKGEPGTTVTIKDPQGNTIGTGTVGADGNFAVGLNPPQVNGEVLDVTLTDAAGNISDPAQVVSADIDFVDTTAPDAPTNLVVTPNGVNVTGKGEAGTTVHIRDDQGNLLGTGTVGADGNFSVDMDTPKINGELLSVTLTDAARNISDPSQVNSADIDETDADADADADADADADADADADADADADADADADADADADADADADADADADADADADADADADADADADADADADADADADADADADADADADADADADADADADADADADADADADADADADADADADADADADADADADADADADADADADADADADADADADADADADADADADADADADADADADADADADADADADADADADADADADADADADADADADADADADADADADADADADADADADADADADADADADADADADADADADADADADADADADADADADADADADADADADADADADADADADADADADADADADADADADADADADADADADADADADADADADADADADADADADADADADADADADADADADADADADADADADADADADADADADADADADADADADADADADADADADADADADADADADADADADADADADADADADADADADADADADADADADADADADADADADADADADADADADADADADADADADADADADADADADADADADADADADADADADADADADADADADADADADADADADADADADADADADADADADADADADADADADADADADADADADADADADADADADADADADADADADADADADADADADADADADADADADADADADADADADADADADADADADADADADADADADADADADADADADADADADADADADADADADADADADADADADADADADADADADADADADADADADADADADADADADADADADADADADADADADADADADADADADADADADADADADADADADADADADADADADADADADADADADADADADADADADADADADADADADADADADADADADADADADADADADADADADADADADADADADADADADADADADADADADADADADADADADADADADADADADADADADADADADADADADADADADADADADADADADADADADADADADADADADADADADADADADADADADADADADADADADADADADADADADADADADADADADADADADADADADADADADADADADADADADADADADADADADADADADADADADADADADADADADADADADADADADADADADADADADADADADADADADADADADADADADADADADADADADADADADADADADADADADADADADADADADADADADADADADADADADADADADADADADADADADADADADADADADADADADADADADADADADADADADADADADADADADADADADADADADADADADADADADADADADADADADADADADADADADADADADADADADADADADADADADADADADADADADADADADADADADADADADADADADADADADADADADADADADADADADADADADADADADADADADADADADADADADADADADADADADADADADADADADADADADADADADADADADADLEAFDDVATAELTVTPVTTNTALDDMRVFTLLGVGGIQLGVTTRSQEFTVTGDNTGTLNLSFGEGELVSLLGGGFTATLEVSDGAGGWTPVDVGGVSGGLLDLLGLFGSSSSAEVDGLAAGQYRFTLAMDPAVVAVGASATAQLSVDNESLVDFDTTGGDVSGNVITDNGVTGLPDSPGTGADATVQTVNGEPVDSDPAVGTVVQGLYGELTIFANGDYSYSANGDPANIGKVDTFAYQLTTPAGGTASANLYVHIDSTDSTVIWDPADPSAPGVIELVATDDIATAQIAIDNVVETESVTALSYSPPVVGSRTANGEAVLIDADSTAELVVSRSFAGIGVLPTTTIVLQHLENGVWTNVAGQSTTNATHTFTGLMAGESYRVSSTTGALISAGTITVAQTLNTTHLDQFVTGAATAATGNVLLAGDHSVADSLGSSLTVLSVLVNGVYVMPGQVGSVVQGLYGTLMLHADGNYSYTTTPGLALADVGKVDSFTYKLTTPSGQEDTATLYVRVDSPDRDLVWDDANPGDPATEAPGFAAASIAEDSSQATITEGTDGADQIAIHDTEFAAVDGGAGFDTLLWNGGDATVDLSLLVGKVSDIESIDLNDFSAVDLTVSLEDLLAVTAPETDRLFIEGDEQDSVHLTGNWSVGTTQLENGQEYVVYTSQEDETHQLWVQSGINVV comes from the coding sequence ATGAAGAACATAGTCATAGTCGATAAGTCGACGGGGGCGGGAGCCGAACATGCGTTCGGTAATGTCGCCCTTAATGAGACCAGTATTGTAAAACTCCCCATAAGCCCGGCTAGCGTCCAATCGATGCAACAGTCGGGCAAGAACCTGGTGGTTACTCTTAAGTCTGGCGAAACCGTTACTATTCAAAACTTCTTTGCAGTGGGAGAGGACGGTGCGACGAGTCAGCTGGTCCTCGAAGATGAAGACGGCACGTTGTACCTGGGCCAGTACTCATCTCCCTACTCTGGTTTCACCTTTAGTGAGATCAGTTCTCTCGAAGAGCTGACACTGGCGGCGCAAGCGGGAACCGGTACACCAGACTGGTTGGTCTGGGGTTTGAGCCTGTTGGGTGTCGGTGCCGCTATTGCAATATTGAGTCGTGATGGCGGTGGTGGTGGCGGCGGTGGCGATGGTGATACAACAGCGCCGACGGCTCCTACGGACTTAAGTGTTTCCCCTGATGGCGCGACTGTTTTTGGCAAAGGCGAAGCGGGCACGACGGTTACCATCAAAGATGCCCAAGGCAATACCGTCGGTACAGGTACTGTCGGCTCAGATGGCAACTTCGCAGTTGGGCTGAAGCCCCCGCAAGTCAATGGCGAAACCCTCGACGTGACACTGACCGATCCTGCCGGCAATGTGTCTGACCCTTCTCAAGTGGTAAGCCCGGACATCGATCCTGCTGATACCACTGCCCCGGATGCGCCTACAAACCTGAGCGTTTCCCCTGACGGCGGTACCGTGTCGGGTAAAGGTGAGCCGGGCACGACAGTTACCATCAAAGATGCCCAGGGCAACACGGTGGGTACAGGTACGGTTGATGCCGATGGAAACTTTGTAGTTGAGTTGAGTCCCCCTCAGGTCAATGGCGAAACCCTCGACGTGACACTGACCGATCCTGCCGGCAATGTCTCTGACCCTTCTCAAGTGGTAAGCCCGGACATCGATCCTGCTGATACCACTGCCCCGGATGCGCCAACCAACCTGAGTGTTTCCCCCAATGGCGGAACTGTCTCGGGTAAAGGTGAGCCGGGTACCACAGTTACCATCAAAGACCCACAAGGCAACACGATCGGAACAGGTACGGTCGGTGCCGATGGCAACTTCGCAGTTGGGCTGAACCCTCCTCAAGTCAATGGCGAAGTCCTTGACGTGACACTGACCGACGCGGCCGGGAATATCTCGGATCCTGCGCAAGTAGTGAGCGCGGACATCGACTTCGTGGATACAACCGCTCCAGATGCCCCGACAAACCTCGTGGTCACCCCAAATGGCGTGAACGTTACGGGTAAAGGTGAAGCAGGTACCACCGTCCACATCAGAGACGACCAAGGCAACCTGCTGGGTACCGGTACGGTGGGGGCCGATGGCAACTTCTCAGTTGACATGGATACGCCAAAAATTAACGGCGAACTCCTGAGTGTGACGCTGACGGATGCCGCCCGTAATATCTCGGACCCTTCGCAGGTAAATAGCGCGGACATCGATGAGACCGACGCTGATGCTGATGCTGATGCTGATGCCGATGCCGACGCCGATGCGGATGCGGATGCTGATGCCGACGCAGATGCTGATGCTGATGCCGATGCCGATGCCGATGCCGATGCCGATGCCGATGCCGATGCCGATGCCGACGCCGATGCGGATGCGGACGCCGATGCCGATGCCGACGCAGATGCGGACGCCGATGCTGATGCTGATGCTGATGCTGATGCTGATGCTGATGCTGATGCTGATGCTGATGCTGATGCTGATGCGGATGCGGATGCGGATGCGGATGCCGATGCGGATGCTGATGCTGATGCTGATGCTGATGCTGATGCTGATGCTGATGCTGATGCTGATGCTGATGCTGATGCGGACGCTGATGCCGACGCCGACGCCGACGCCGACGCCGATGCGGATGCGGATGCGGATGCGGATGCGGATGCGGATGCCGACGCTGATGCCGATGCCGATGCCGATGCCGATGCCGATGCCGATGCCGACGCTGATGCGGATGCCGATGCCGATGCCGATGCTGATGCTGATGCGGACGCCGATGCTGACGCCGACGCCGATGCTGACGCCGATGCTGACGCCGATGCGGATGCGGATGCGGATGCCGATGCCGACGCGGATGCCGATGCCGACGCCGATGCCGATGCCGACGCTGATGCGGATGCGGATGCGGATGCGGATGCGGATGCGGATGCGGATGCCGATGCGGATGCGGACGCCGATGCGGATGCCGATGCCGATGCGGACGCCGATGCCGACGCCGATGCCGACGCCGACGCCGACGCCGATGCCGATGCCGACGCCGATGCTGATGCCGACGCTGATGCCGACGCCGACGCCGACGCCGATGCCGATGCCGATGCCGATGCGGATGCGGATGCGGATGCGGACGCCGATGCGGACGCCGATGCTGATGCGGACGCCGATGCCGATGCCGATGCCGATGCCGATGCCGATGCGGACGCCGATGCCGACGCCGATGCCGATGCCGACGCCGACGCCGACGCCGACGCCGATGCCGATGCCGACGCCGATGCTGATGCCGACGCTGATGCCGACGCCGACGCCGACGCCGATGCCGATGCCGATGCCGATGCGGACGCCGACGCCGACGCCGATGCCGATGCCGATGCCGATGCTGACGCGGATGCGGATGCGGATGCGGATGCCGATGCCGATGCCGACGCCGATGCGGACGCTGATGCCGACGCCGACGCCGACGCCGACGCCGATGCCGATGCCGATGCCGATGCGGATGCCGACGCCGACGCCGACGCGGATGCCGACGCTGATGCGGATGCTGACGCTGATGCGGATGCGGATGCCGATGCCGACGCCGATGCCGACGCCGATGCCGATGCCGACGCTGATGCGGATGCGGATGCGGATGCCGATGCGGATGCCGATGCGGATGCCGATGCGGATGCGGACGCCGATGCGGATGCCGATGCCGATGCGGACGCCGATGCCGACGCCGATGCCGACGCCGACGCCGATGCCGATGCCGACGCCGATGCTGATGCCGACGCTGATGCCGACGCCGACGCCGACGCCGATGCCGATGCCGATGCGGATGCGGATGCGGATGCGGACGCCGATGCGGACGCCGATGCTGATGCGGACGCCGATGCCGATGCCGATGCCGATGCCGATGCCGATGCGGACGCCGATGCCGACGCCGATGCCGATGCCGACGCCGACGCCGACGCCGATGCCGATGCCGATGCCGATGCCGACGCCGATGCCGACGCCGACGCCGATGCCGATGCCGACGCCGATGCTGATGCCGACGCTGATGCCGACGCCGACGCCGATGCCGATGCCGATGCGGATGCGGATGCGGATGCGGATGCGGACGCCGATGCGGACGCCGATGCTGATGCGGACGCCGATGCCGATGCCGATGCCGATGCCGATGCGGACGCCGATGCCGACGCCGATGCCGATGCCGACGCCGACGCCGACGCCGATGCCGATGCCGATGCCGATGCCGATGCTGATGCCGACGCTGATGCCGACGCCGACGCCGACGCCGATGCCGATGCCGATGCGGACGCCGATGCCGATGCCGATGCTGACGCGGATGCGGATGCGGATGCGGATGCCGATGCCGACGCCGATGCGGACGCTGATGCCGACGCGGATGCCGATGCCGATGCCGACGCCGATGCCGATGCCGATGCCGACGCTGATGCGGATGCGGATGCGGATGCGGATGCGGATGCGGATGCGGATGCCGATGCCGACGCTGATGCCGACGCTGATGCGGATGCGGATGCGGATGCGGATGCGGATGCGGATGCGGATGCCGACGCTGATGCCGATGCCGATGCCGACGCTGATGCGGATGCCGATGCCGATGCCGATGCTGATGCTGATGCGGACGCCGATGCTGACGCCGACGCCGATGCTGACGCCGATGCTGACGCCGATGCGGATGCGGATGCGGATGCGGATGCCGATGCCGACGCGGATGCCGATGCCGACGCCGATGCCGATGCCGACGCTGATGCGGATGCGGATGCGGATGCTGACGCTGATGCCGACGCAGATGCTGATGCTGACGCTGATGCGGACGCTGATGCCGACGCCGACGCCGACGCCGACGCCGACGCCGATGCGGATGCGGATGCCGATGCGGATGCCGATGCGGACGCTGATGCTGATGCCGACGCAGATGCTGATGCGGACGCTGATGCCGACGCCGACGCCGACGCCGACGCCGACGCGGATGCCGATGCCGATGCGGATGCGGATGCCGATGCGGACGCCGATGCCGATGCCGATGCGGACGCCGATGCCGATGCCGACGCCGATGCGGATGCGGACGCCGATGCCGACGCAGACGCTGATGCCGACGCTGATGCGGATGCGGATGCGGATGCGGATGCCGATGCCGATGCCGATGCGGACGCCGACGCCGACGCGGATGCCGACGCTGATGCGGACGCGGACGCGGATGCGGATGCCGACGCTGATGCGGATGCGGATGCGGATGCGGATGCGGATGCGGATGCCGATGCCGATGCCGATGCGGATGCCGATGCGGACGCCGATGCCGACGCCGATGCGGATGCGGATGCCGATGCCGACGCAGACGCTGATGCCGACGCTGATGCGGATGCGGATGCCGACGCCGATGCCGATGCCGATGCGGACGCCGACGCGGATGCCGACGCTGATGCGGACGCTGATGCGGACGCTGATGCGGACGCGGATGCGGATGCGGATGCGGATGCCGATGCGGATGCCGATGCGGATGCCGATGCGGATGCGGACGCCGATGCGGATGCCGATGCCGATGCGGACGCCGATGCCGACGCCGATGCCGACGCCGATGCCGATGCCGACGCCGACGCTGATGCCGATGCCGATGCCGATGCGGATGCGGATGCGGATGCGGATGCGGACGCCGATGCGGACGCCGATGCTGATGCGGACGCCGATGCCGATGCCGATGCCGATGCCGATGCGGACGCCGATGCCGACGCCGATGCCGATGCCGACGCCGACGCCGACGCCGACGCCGACGCCGATGCCGATGCCGATGCCGATGCCGACGCCGATGCTGATGCCGACGCTGATGCCGACGCCGACGCCGACGCCGATGCCGATGCCGATGCGGACGCCGACGCCGATGCCGATGCCGATGCTGACGCGGATGCGGATGCGGATGCGGATGCCGATGCCGATGCCGATGCCGATGCCGACGCCGATGCGGACGCTGATGCCGACGCGGATGCCGACGCCGATGCCGATGCCGATGCCGATGCCGATGCGGATGCCGACGCCGACGCCGACGCGGATGCCGACGCTGATGCGGATGCTGACGCTGACGCTGATGCGGATGCGGATGCGGATGCCGATGCCGACGCCGATGCCGACGCCGATGCCGATGCCGACGCTGATGCGGATGCGGATGCGGATGCCGATGCGGATGCCGATGCGGATGCCGATGCGGATGCGGACGCCGATGCGGATGCCGATGCCGATGCGGACGCCGATGCCGACGCCGATGCCGACGCCGACGCCGATGCCGATGCCGACGCCGATGCTGATGCCGACGCTGATGCCGACGCCGATGCCGATGCGGATGCGGATGCGGATGCGGACGCCGATGCGGACGCCGATGCTGATGCGGACGCCGATGCCGATGCCGATGCCGATGCGGACGCCGATGCCGACGCCGATGCCGATGCCGATGCGGACGCCGACGCCGATGCCGATGCCGACGCTGATGCGGATGCGGATGCGGATGCGGATGCCGATGCCGACGCTGATGCCGACGCTGATGCGGATGCGGATGCGGATGCGGATGCCGACGCCGACGCCGATGCGGATGCGGATGCGGATGCCGATGCCGATGCCGACGCTGATGCGGACGCGGATGCCGATGCCGATGCCGATGCTGATGCGGATGCCGATGCCGACGCCGACGCCGACGCCGACGCCGATGCCGATGCCGACGCTGATGCCGATGCTGATGCCGATGCTGATGCCGACGCTGACGCTGACGCGGATGCCGACCTGGAAGCATTCGATGATGTTGCTACTGCCGAGCTCACTGTAACTCCGGTTACGACCAACACGGCGCTGGATGACATGAGAGTGTTCACGCTGCTGGGAGTGGGCGGAATTCAGCTCGGGGTGACTACGCGGTCGCAGGAATTCACTGTGACAGGCGATAACACTGGCACCTTGAATCTGTCCTTCGGTGAGGGCGAGCTGGTTTCCCTGTTGGGTGGCGGGTTCACTGCAACACTTGAAGTCAGCGACGGTGCTGGCGGTTGGACGCCTGTGGATGTGGGTGGTGTAAGCGGTGGCTTGCTTGATCTGCTAGGTCTCTTCGGCTCGAGTTCCAGCGCTGAAGTTGACGGTCTGGCGGCGGGTCAGTATCGCTTTACGCTCGCAATGGACCCTGCAGTCGTGGCAGTGGGTGCAAGTGCTACCGCGCAACTGAGTGTCGATAACGAAAGTCTGGTTGATTTCGATACGACAGGAGGCGATGTCAGCGGTAACGTCATCACGGATAACGGCGTGACCGGTTTGCCGGACTCTCCTGGTACTGGCGCAGATGCGACGGTTCAGACAGTCAATGGTGAGCCTGTTGATTCCGATCCAGCTGTCGGGACGGTCGTGCAAGGTCTGTACGGTGAACTGACGATCTTTGCCAATGGCGATTACAGCTACTCAGCCAATGGCGATCCGGCGAATATCGGTAAGGTCGATACCTTTGCGTATCAACTGACGACGCCTGCGGGCGGGACGGCTTCTGCCAACCTGTACGTACACATCGACAGCACTGACAGCACGGTCATCTGGGATCCTGCCGATCCGTCGGCTCCAGGTGTGATTGAGCTGGTGGCAACCGATGACATCGCAACGGCACAGATTGCTATTGATAACGTGGTAGAGACTGAAAGCGTTACGGCGCTCAGCTACTCGCCGCCAGTAGTCGGTAGCCGTACAGCGAATGGTGAAGCAGTCCTGATCGATGCAGATTCGACGGCAGAGCTAGTTGTCAGCCGTAGCTTCGCGGGCATCGGGGTACTTCCTACAACAACGATCGTCCTGCAGCATCTGGAGAATGGTGTCTGGACTAACGTGGCAGGGCAGTCCACAACCAACGCGACACATACCTTCACCGGTCTGATGGCTGGTGAATCGTATCGAGTGTCGTCCACCACAGGTGCATTGATATCTGCGGGTACGATTACGGTTGCACAAACGCTGAACACCACTCACCTGGATCAGTTCGTCACAGGTGCAGCAACTGCCGCGACAGGTAATGTCCTACTGGCCGGCGATCACTCTGTAGCAGACAGCCTGGGTTCTTCGCTGACTGTGCTGAGTGTGCTGGTGAACGGGGTCTATGTGATGCCGGGTCAAGTTGGTTCGGTAGTGCAAGGGCTTTACGGCACTCTGATGTTGCATGCAGACGGTAACTACAGCTACACCACTACGCCGGGACTGGCACTTGCAGATGTCGGCAAAGTGGATAGCTTTACTTACAAACTCACCACACCAAGTGGCCAAGAGGACACTGCCACGCTGTATGTACGTGTTGACTCACCTGATCGTGATTTGGTCTGGGACGATGCCAACCCTGGCGATCCTGCCACCGAAGCCCCTGGCTTCGCAGCAGCCTCGATTGCGGAAGACTCGTCACAAGCCACTATCACTGAAGGTACCGACGGTGCTGATCAGATCGCGATCCATGACACCGAGTTTGCAGCGGTGGATGGCGGGGCTGGTTTCGACACCCTGTTGTGGAACGGTGGAGATGCGACGGTTGACTTGAGCTTGCTGGTTGGCAAGGTCAGCGACATCGAGAGCATCGATCTGAACGACTTCAGCGCAGTCGATCTGACTGTGAGTCTGGAAGACCTGTTGGCAGTGACGGCACCTGAAACGGATAGATTGTTTATCGAGGGTGACGAGCAAGACAGCGTCCATCTGACGGGCAACTGGTCGGTGGGTACCACTCAACTGGAGAACGGGCAGGAGTACGTGGTGTACACCAGCCAGGAAGATGAAACCCATCAACTCTGGGTGCAGAGCGGTATCAACGTGGTTTAA